The sequence GGACCAGCCGGGTGTCGGCGTCGGCCGGATCGATGTTCAGCGCTGCGCGGATCAGCGGCCCCAGTAGCAGCCGGCCACACGGCGTCGAGAGCAGTCTGGGATGGTCACGCCCGATCCGGTCGTTCCGGCCACCAATAACCACCAGCCGCAGCAGGGCGGCCAGATCGCCGGAACCGGCGCCGATTGCACGAAGGGCTGCCAGCGGCCGATCCAGGTCCAGATGCAGCCGTCGGGTGACGTCGCCGCCGGGAGCATCGAGCACGACCACCGGATAGACCGGTGGCAGCATTCTGAAACAGCCACCGACGCGGCGCACGAAATCGAGCGCCGCGGGATTGGCGCCCAGCAGCACATGCGTGCCATTGTCGAGCCGGCGGCCGGTCTCGCGATCGTCGAACGACCGGCAGCGGCCGCCGGCACCGGGGGCCGCCTCCAAAATCTCCACCGCCAGCCCGGCTTCGGCGAGGTCCAGGGCAGCGGCAAGCCCGGCGATGCCGGCCCCGACGACCAGGGCGCGGCGGCAGGTGGGACCGGTCACCTCAGCGACCAAGCCGGGCATTGACCGCGTGGACCACCGCGACGCGCATCGCGCGCCGTTTCAGCCGCCGGCGGGTCGGCTGGTCGATGCTGTCGAAGCCGGTCGCCTCCAGCACCGCCAGCAGGCCGCGATAGGCATCGCCCATCGCCATTGCCGGTCGCAGCCGGCGACGTAATGCGGGTTCAGGCGGAAGGGCGGCATCGGCTGCCGCGAAGGCCGCGCGGGCGGCGCGGGCCAGCGCTGTGGCGGCCGGCCGGCGTGCCGGTCCCTCGATGATCTCCACCGCCGGCAGCCTCGGGTCGACACCGGCGGCGATGATCGCCTCGGCCGGCAGATAGATCCGGCCACGAACCGCATCTTCATCCAGGTCGCGCAGGATGTTCACGAATTGCAGGGCCCGGCCCAGTTGTTGGGCATAGTGATGGCCGCGATCGCCCGGCACGTCGAAAACCGGCAGCGCCGCCTGGCCGACGGCGCCCGCCACCCGGTCGACATAGCGCAGCAGGGCCGGCCAGGTGGGGGCAAAGGCGGCGCCGTCCAGACAATCGCTGCGACAGCCGGCAATGATCATGCGCAGCGCGGTTGCCGGCAGCCCGTGGCTGATCACCGCCGTGCCGATGGTGGCATCTTCGGCGGCATCCATGGCCGGATGTGCAGCGGGCAGTTGGCCCGAGGCCATCGCCAGCAGCCGGTCGTCGATCAGATCCAGGCGCAGACGGCGGATATCGGTGGCATCGACGCCATCGGCGATGTCGTCGACCATGCGGCTGAACCCGTACAGCGCCAGCATCGCCGGCCGGCGGTCGGCCGGCATCAGCCGCACGGCCATACTGAAGCTGCTGCCGCCGATGGCGGTGCGCCCGCTGGTGCTGCCCGGGTAGAGTTCGGCGAATGCGGTGCCCAGTATTGCGCCCAGCCAGTCGCGGCGGCGCGGTCGGACCATGCCGGCCAGGGGATCTGCGCCGGTGAACCGGCGGCGGTGGCGACGGGCGATGCGCAGCGTCAGCCCGGCCTGGATGCGCAGACGCCGGAACGGTGTCTCCATCGGCAGCGACGCCGCCCGTGCCAGCAATTCATCGATGGCATCAAGCATCCGCCCGATTGCGGCACCAAGCCGGGGCGGTGCCGCCGGTGCGCCCAGGACCGCGACACCAAGGCCGGCATCGGCCAGCCAGCGTCCGGGAATCCAGACCCGGCCGGCGGTGCGGTAATCGCGCCCCAGGTCACGCAGATGGTTCAACAGTTGCAGTGCCACGGCCAGATCATCGGCGGCACGGCCACGCCGCTGGTCGTGGTCGCCGGCCGCCTGCATCAGCACCCGTGCGACGGGGGCCGCCGACAGCCGGCAATGCGCGTCCAGATCGGCCCAGTCCTGCGGTCGGAAGCCGTCGACATCGCGACGCGATGCCTCGGCCAGATCGGCCAGCGTCTGAACGCTGATATCGGCGGCGCGCAGTGCCGCTGCTGCGTCGCGGGCCAGTCGCCCCAGTTCGCGCGCCTCCGGCGATGCCGAGTCCCCCGCGTCCCTGGTCAGGATCTGCGGGGCGGCATCAGGCGTCAACCCGCCCCTAAAGGCATCGATGGCCGCGATCCGTGTGGCCGCCGGCAGAGTCTGATCGTCGGCGATATCGTCGAGCCTGCGGGCAGCGCGATAGAAGGCATGGATCGCCGGCCGGGCCGGGCCGGGCGGTGCGGCCCATGACAGGACGGGAAAATCCTCTCGCCCCGCGGCCAGGGTGCGGGTGGCGATGTCGGCGCGGGCCGGGGCGGGCTGTACGGGGCGAGGCAGGGGATTGGCGTCAGCCGGCATCGGCGGTGTGGTCTCCGGTCTGGCGTCAGAAGATGTGGGTGGCGCCAGAAAATGTGGGTGGCGTCAGAAGGGTGGATGGCGTCAGAAGGGTGGATGGCGGCCGCCGTCCCAAACCATAACATCACCCGGTTTGCGGTGGACCCCCTGAAGCCTGTATCGTCGCACAACTGCGGCCGGGCTGCACCCGGACGGGTGCAGCCCCGATGCCTCCGATGCCGATCATACCCGATCTCCGTCATCGCCACAGGCCCCGTCATCGCCACAGGCCCCGTCATCACCACAGGAAGACTGTATGCCGACTGCCACCGATATCGAACGCCATGCGGCCCTCGACGCCTGCGCCGCCGAGCTGACCACCACCGACCCCGATCGCTTTGCCTGCCTGATGCTGGCACCGCCGGAGCAGCGGCCGGGGCTGGTGGCCCTGCTTGGTTTTGCGTTCGAAACCGCCAAGACCGCCGATGTGGTCAGCGAGGCGATGATCGGTGCCATCCGCCTGCAATGGTGGCGCGAGGCGCTGGACGGGATCGAGGCTGGCACGCCCCGCCGGCATCAGGTGATCGATATTCTGGGGCCGGCCATGATCGTCCATGATCTGCCGCGCGCGCGGCTGGACCGGATGATCGATGCCCGCGAGGTTGATCTGGAGCCGACACCATTTCCCGATCTGCCGGCGCTGGAGCGTCATGCCCGCGACACCGCCGGCCAGCTGGCCCGGCTCCAGGCCCAGGTTCTGGGCGTCACCGACGCGGCCCTTCTGGATGCGGCAGAGGACGCGGGCACCGGTTTCGGGCTGGTCGGCACATTGCGGGCCCTGCCATATCAGGCCCGCCGTCGACGGGTGCATCTTCCGCTCGACCGAATGACGACGGCCGGCCTGACGGTGAGTGCCGTGGTGGAACCGCATCTGCGCAAGGATCAGGCGGCTCGGGCCCTGTGCGAGATCGTCGCCGCCATCGCCGGTCGGGCAGAGGCCATACTGACCGACAGCCGCCGTGCCGGCCGGCTGCCGCGCCCTGTTGCCGGCCAGGGCGCATTGGCCCGGCTGTATCTGAAGCGGCTGGCCGATGCCGGTCATGATCCCTTCGCGCAGCCGGCCATGCTGTCGCCGGCACGCCGGGCCTTCACGCTGTTGATGACCCGCGGCTGAGCCGGTTGGCCCTTACGTCACGCCGCTGGCCGGGTTCCCGCAGCCGGTGCGGCATCGGCCCAGGGTCCGATATCGTCCAGGGCGCGGCGCGCCATGTTGGCCTTGCGCTCATTCTTGCGGACACGGCCTTCCAGCGGGGCGAACAGGCCGAAATTCACGTTCATCGGCTGGAAGGTTTCCGGGTTGGCGGCGCCGGTGATGTGGGCCAGAAGCGCCCCCATGGCGGTGGTTGCCGGCGGGGGCAGGGCCGCCACGCCCAGCGCCTCGGCGGCCGCGAACCGGCCGGCCAGCAGCCCCATTGCGGCGCTTTCCACATAGCCTTCAACACCGGTGACCTGGCCTGCGAAGCGCAGATGGGGTGCCACCTTCAGCCGCATGGCACCATCCAGAACCCGCGGGCTGTTGATGAAGGTGTTGCGGTGGATGCCGCCCAGCCGGGCGAATTCGGCGCCGCCAAGTCCCGGGATCATCCGGAAGATGCGGCTTTGCTCGCCATATTTCAGCTTGGTCTGGAAGCCGACGATGTTCCACAGCGTGCCCTGGGCGTTGTCCTGGCGCAGCTGGACCACGGCATGCGGCGACCGGCCGGTGCGCGGATCGGTCAGCCCCACCGGCTTCATCGGCCCGAAGCGCAGGGTCTCCGGCCCGCGCTCGGCCATCACCTCGATCGGCAGACAGGCCTCGAAATACGGCGTCGACTTCTCCCATTCCTTGAAATCGGTCTTCTCGCCGGCGATCAGGGCGGCGATGAAAGCTTCATATGTCTCGCGATCCATGGGGCAGTTGATGTAGTCGGCGCCCGTGCCGCCCGGCCCCGGCTTGTCATAGCGCGACTGCATCCAGGCAATGTTGAAATCGATGCTCTCGTGATGGACGATCGGGGCGATGGCATCGAAAAAGGCAAGACTGTCTTCGCCGGTGGCCGCCCGCACCGCCTCGGCGAGTGCAGGCGAGGTCAGCGGGCCGGTGGCGATGATCGTGGGGCCCCACTCGGCCGGCGGCAGGCCGGTCACCTCCTCACGCCGGATCTCCAGCAACGGGTGGCTACGCAGCCGCGCTTCCACCGCGGCCGAAAAGCCATGCCGGTCGACGGCCAGCGCGCCACCGGCCGGCACCTGATTGGCGTCGGCTGCCGCCATGATCACGCTGTCGGCGCGGCGCATCTCGGCATGCAGAACGCCCACCGCATTGGCGGTCGCATCATCGGACCGGAAGGAATTGGAGCAGACCAGCTCCGCCAGCCCATCGGTGGAATGCGCATCGGTGGCCCTGACCGGCCGCATCTCGTGCAGGACGACCGGCACGCCCGCGCGCAGCACCTGCCAGGCGGCTTCCGATCCGGCGAGGCCGCCGCCGATGATATGAACCGGGTTGGGGGTGTTCACAGCGCACAACCTTTCCGTCGCCGACGACCTGATCCGGCCGCCGCCTCAGGACATAGTACAGTCGCGCCCGACCCTCAAGCCGCAAGCGCGGTGGTGGCTGTCATGGCCGCCGGGGCTGGCGGCTGCTGGCTTCCAATGCCGCCGGACAGGTTGCCGCCCGGAACCCGGCCAGGCCCAGTGCCGCCACGACCACCGCGACGTCGTCGGGGCGTACTGCATCGGCGGCATGGCTGTCGCGTGTGGTCAGCGTGAACAACGCACCGCCGACCAGCAAGGCGGTCACCAGTCCGGCCCGCCGACGCGCTTCCGCCGGCGCGATCATCGGCTGCACCAGTTCGCGCGCTTGTGCGCCACGGCTGATGAGATCGGCGATGGTGTCGGCAATCATCGCCATGTCGGCTGGCGCGGGGCCCGTGGCCGGGCGGCTGGGCTCAACAGGCGATCCGGGTGCCGCGGCATCGGCCAGCAGCCGGCGCCCGATGCGCGCAATGCTCTGGGCGGCCGCATCCGGTTCCAGCCCTGAAAGACCGGGCGCGCGTGGATCATTCGCGGCCAGAATCGCCGGCAGTGACCGGATATCGGCTTCGCGCGCCTTGCCGGCGGAACCTGCCTGACCGGAGTCCGGTTCGTGGGCGGCGCGGTTCACAGCACCCGACCGCGCCACATCTCCGGCAGATGTTGCAGGGTCCGCATGTCGCCCTTGTTCCGGATCCAATACACAAAGATCGTTCTTCGCCGCCGATGCACCAGGCATGTGGCAAAATCTCCCGGTCTGATCCCGATCTCTCGCGGTTATCGTCCGTTCATGGGAATGCGGATGCGGGCGACGCGATCCGCCCATCCTGCCATGCCCGCTGGGGCACAGTTCTGTCGCTGTGCTTCTGATCGTAGACCAACGCTATGACAGGAGGGCTGGTTCAGCAAGAGATGGCGGGGCATTTCCAGTGGCATTTCCATTATAAATTCGATAGATGGCCCAATTTGCGATGGTTGCTTTCAAAACCCGCTAAAGTTGTGATGAATCGACAACTATTCGCCGGCGAATGATGGTGTGGCTGTCGGGCGTGCGGCGGACCGGGTCGAATGGGCGGTGCAAGGCATGCCCGATCACGCAAGGCGCTGCGGAAGATATCGGGCGTGTATTGTCATCTGAAATGTCATCTTTCCTACATTATACGTCTGTATTCTGACATTCGGTGCCGGGCCCGGCTTCCCCCTCCGGCACCGAAATCGAGGAAAACGAGATGAACCGCACCGACCTTCGCGCAAGGCCGTCCCGCAGCCGCCTGCAGATCCTGCTTCTGTCCACGGTGGCCATCCTGCCGCTTCTTCCCGCGCCGGCACTTGCCGGAGAGGGCGAGATGCGAATCCTGTCGTTGAACACCTGGATCGACCGCTTCAAGCCGAACCCGGCCGCGGCGATGTCTGAGTTCCTGGTCAATGGCGATTACGACATCCTGACCTTCCAGGAGCTGCGCGGCGACAGCACCTATCTCTCGACCATTCCGCCACTGCTGGAGAATGAGGGGCTGGGCACCTATACCACCGGGCAGTCCGGCGATGTCGGCGTGGCGTCCCGGCTCGCGGGCAGCCATGGCAGTCATGAGGATGGCGTGCGGGTCTCGTATCAGACCGTGGACGCGCAGAACAAGACGCCCGAGACGGTCGTCGGCACGGTGCATCTGAACTATTACGACGAACCGACCTATCGTATCGACGAGGCCAAGGCGCTCAACGACTGGGCGAAAGCCCAGGCCAGGCCGGTCATCATCACCGGCGACTTCAATGCCGGCGATCTGTCGGAGCGCGGCCTGCACAATGCCGAGCAGCAATCCTATCTGTTTGCCCGCACCATCATTGACGGCGGCAGTTCCGACCTCTGGCGTGATCTCGCGCAACAATACACGCCTGAAGGCCGCGAGGCCGATTTCCTGGCCTATGTCGCCGCGATGCAGGCGACGGACGACAATGGCAACGCCCGATACCGCAATGTCATCCAGAGCTATTTCGACAGCCATCGCGACGAATTCCCCGGGATCGACAGCATTTCCAGCATGAGTTGGCGGCAGTGGGAACAGATCGTCGCCAAGGACATGGCGGGGAACGGCCTGACCTTCGAAGATGAAACCTATCCGGTCGCAAGCAACGTCCCGCAGACGCTCAACATCCTGAAGAAGCAGTACATCCTGCTGCAGAAGGACAGCGAGCGAGAGGTCTTTGCCCCGCATGGGCTGGGCGACGGCAGCACCACCTGGCCGTCTGCCGGCGAAGACCACACCAACACCTGGACCAGTTGGGACCGGGTGACGATCGACCATTTCATGGCGGCACGGCCCTTCGGCAAATGGCAGGTGCTGGCCGACGACCCCGATGACGCCTATACCGGCGTGCTCGACGACACCGGCTATGCCAATGACGGCACCACGCCGCTCTCGGATCACGAGCCCGTGGCCCATGTGGTCAAATGGGTCGGCCCGGCGCTTGAGACCTATACCGCCGCAGATGGTGACGCGACCCGCCTGATCTGGGGCGAGGCCGCCGGCGTCTTTGCCGAAAAGGGCAAGATCTTCTACCTGACCCGCAACAATATGCGGACCGACCTTTATCTGGGCCAGATCGCCGACGAGAACGGCATGCCGGTCCTGTCCGGCCTGACCGAGGACGAGAAGAAGACCCTGCTCGATTGCGCGAGCGACGATGCGCGTCTTCAGGCGGCGATCCAGGAATACTGTATCGACGATCACAGCTTCATCGGCGAGACCCTGGTGACTGATGCCGGCACCGTGATCGTCGACGAGGATGCGGCTCTCGGTAACGCCACGGCGCGGCTCAGGCTCGACAATGGCGGCCTCAGGATCGCCGGCACCCGGATGGCGACGCTCGCCCGCGATGTGTCGGTCGAGGCCGGCGGCGGTTTCATCGAGGTTGCCGATGCCGATGCCGCCGTCACGGCCTCGGGTGTGTTCAGCGGCAGCGGCGCCTTCGCCAAGACCGGCGCCGGCACTCTGACGCTTGCCGCCGACAACAGTTTCACCGGCACGACCACGGTCGAGGCGGGCCGGCTGAATGTCGACGGCTCGCTGGCCGGCTCCGCTCAGACCACCGTCCGCGATGGCGCAACGCTGGGCGGCACCGGCACCGTCGGCAACCTTGCCATTGCCTCGGGCGCACGTCTCGCCCCCGGCGGGTCGATCGGCACGCTGAAGGTTGCGGGCGACCTGACCATGGCCGATGGCGCGATCTATGAGGTCGAGGTCGATGCCGATGGCAAGGCCGACCGGGTCGACGTCACCGGCACCGCCGCCCTGGCGGGCTCGGTTTTGGCCATGGCCGCCGGCGGCGATTATGCACCGCAGACCGACTACACGATCCTGACCGCCGATGGTGGTGTGACCGGCCGCTTCGGCACGGTGACCAGCTCGCTCGCCTTCCTCGACCCGACGCTGCGCTATGACACCACCGATGTCACCCTGCGGCTGGAGCGCAACGACACCAGCTTCAACAGCGTCGCCGGCACGGCCAACCAGCGCGCCACGGCCGCGGCGGTCGAGACGCTGGGCATGGGCAATGCCGTCTATGACGCGGTGGTGCTCACCGATGCCGGCACGGCCAGTGCCGCTTTCGAAAGCCTGTCGGGCGATCTTCATGCCTCGGCCGCGGGCGCGCTGATGCAGGGCGCGATGGCCGTCGGCGACGTGGTCGCGGCTCAGGGCGGGCTCAGTGGCGGGGGGATCGGCGCTGGCGACGCGCCGGCGTCAGCCGCCTATGGCGCCGGGCGGATGTGGCTGCAGGCCTATGGTGCCTGGGGCTCCAATGATGGCGATCAGGTGGCCTCGGTCGACCGCAACAGCGCGGGCACCCTGTTCGGTCTGGATGCGGCGGTCGGCGATGGCTGGCGGATCGGCGCCTTCGCGGGCTTTGGCCAGGCCACGGTCAAGCAGGACGGCACCGGCGGCAAGCTCGATGCCGACAGCTACCATGCCGGTATCTATGTCGCGACCCGCACCGGCGCGGTGGGCTTCCATCTGGGGGCCGCCTACAGCCTGAACGATGCCGAGACCTCTCGCCGGGCCAGCTATGCCGGCACCACCGAAACCCTCACCGCCGGCTATGACGTGGATGCGGCACAGGTCTTCGGTGAAGTGAACTATCGCATGGCAACCAGCCAGGGCGCGTTCGAGCCTTTCGCCGGGGTCACGCATCTGCGTCTGTCGGGCGAGGACTTCACCGAAGCCGGCGGTGCGGCGGCCCTGTCCGGCGACGGCATCGACATGCGGACCACCTTCACCACGCTGGGCCTGCGCACCGTGCAGGAATTCGGCCTGGGCGAGACACCGGCCGCCTTCCGGGCGGAACTGGGCTGGCGCCATGCCTTCGGCGATGTCGACCCCGATGCGGATCTCCGCTTCGCCGCCGGCGGTTCGGGCTTTGGCGTCACCGGCGCATCGATCGCCGAGAACGCCGCGATCCTGCGCACCGGCCTCGACATCGGCCTCACCGATGATGCCGGCCTGGCGCTGGGCTATGGCGGGCAGTTCGGCGATGATGCCACCGACCATTCGGTCACGGCGAAACTGCATGTGCGGTTCTGATCGCACATCCATCCGATGATGGGGATGAGGGAGGGGACAATCCCCTCCCTTTCCTCGTAAGAATGCGGTCTCATCAGGGCGAGACCTCATTTGGCTCCGGGGGCTGAATGGACGACACGGACAAGAAGAGCCGACGCCAGGCACAACTCGTCGCGCATCTTCAACACCATCGCTTCATCTCGCTCGACGAGATATCGACCCGCTTCGGGGTGACCACCCAGACGGCGCGCCGGGATCTGATCGATCTGGAGGAGGCCGGTCTCGTCCGGCGGTTGCATGGCGGCGGCACGCTCGCCGCCCCGCCCATCGATCCGCCGACCTATCGCCGGCGGCGGGTGGAGAATGCCGATGGCAAGGTGCGCATCGGCGAGCGGGTGGCGCAGCTCGTGGGCGACGGCTCGGCCGTCTTCCTCGACACCGGCACCACCTGCGAGGCGGTCGCCCGCGCACTCACCCGGCGGGAGAGGCTGCGGGTGGTGACCTACAGCCTGCGCAGCGCCACCTTGTTGAGCGAGGTGGAGACCGCGACCGTCGCGGTTCCCGGCGGCTTCGTGCGCCATGTCGATGCCGGCGTCTTCAACCACGACACCGTGGATTTCATCGGTGCCTTTCGTTTCGACACGGCGGTGATATCGGTCAGCGGCATCGACGAGCACGGCGTGATGGGCGATGACGATCATGGCGAGGTGCAGGCGGTCCGCGCGGCGATGCGGCAGGCCGACCGCACGATCCTCGCGGTCGATGGCAGCAAGTTCTTCCGCCGCGGCCTGGTCTCCCTGGCCGCGATCACCGAGGTCGATCTGGTGGTCACCGACAGCGCGCCGCCGCCGGCGATCGCGGCGCTGCTTGCTGACGCCGGCGTCAGGATGGAGTTGATCGGGGGCTGACCGGCTTGGAGCGAGCCTGCATCAGCCCCCGGCGCATCGGTCGCCCGGTACCAGATCGTCGCCCGGTACCGGATCTTTACCCGGCGGCGGCAACCCGGGCGGCATCCCGCTTTTCGTGCTCAAGATCCAGATGCCGCGCCAGATACTGGCCGGTGTGGCTGGCCGGATTGCGGATGATCGTCTCCGGCGTGCCGACACCCACGATCTGGCCGCCGCCGGATCCGCCCTCCGGTCCCAGATCGATGATCCAGTCGGCGGTCTTGATCACATCCAGATTATGCTCGATGACCACCACGGTATTGCCCTGATCGACCAGGGTGTGCAGCACCTCCAGCAGCTTGCGGACGTCGTCGAAATGCAGCCCGGTCGTGGGTTCGTCGAGGATGTACAAGGTCCGGCCGGTTGCCCGCCGCGACAGCTCCTTGGCCAGCTTCACGCGTTGCGCCTCGCCGCCCGACAAAGTGGTGGCGGCCTGACCCAGCCGGATATAGCCAAGCCCGACCTCGGCGATGGTGCGCAGCTTGTCACGGATCGACGACATGGCGTGGAAGAATTCCACCCCCTCGTCGACCGTCATGTCCAGAACATCGGCGATCGACCTGCCCTTGAACTGGACCTCCAGAGTCTCGCGGTTATAACGCTTGCCCTTGCAGGCATCGCACTGGACATAGACGTCGGGCAGGAAATGCATCTCGATCCGGATCACGCCGTCGCCCTGGCAGGCTTCGCAGCGCCCGCCCTTGACGTTGAACGAGAACCGGCCGGGCTTGTAGCCGCGGGCCTTCGATTCCGGCAGGCCCGCGAACCAGTCGCGGATGGTGGTGAACAGGCCGACATAGGTGGCGGGGTTCGATCGCGGCGTGCGGCCGATCGGCGACTGATCGATGTTGATGATCTTGTCGATATGCTCCAGCCCGTCGATCCGGTCGTGCTGACCGGGATGGGTGCGGGCATTGTTCAGCCGCCGTGCCACCGCCTGATACAGCGTCTCGATCACCAGGGTGGATTTGCCACCGCCGGACACGCCGGTGACGCAGGTGAAGGTGCCGAGCGGGAAGGATGCGCTCACATCCTGCAGATTGTTCGACCGGGCGCCGATCACGCTGATGCTCTCGCCGATGCCCTTGCGCCGTTTTGCCGGCACAGGGATCAACTGCCGTCCGGTCAGGTACTGGCCGGTCAGCGAGGCCGGATTGGCCATGATCTCGGCGGGGGTGCCCTCGGCGATGATTGTGCCGCCATGCTCGCCGGCACCGGGGCCCATGTCGATGACATGGTCGGCCGAGCGAATGGCGTCTTCGTCATGCTCCACCACCAGCACCGAATTGCCCAGATCGCGCAGGTCGCGCAGCGCCGCGAGCAGCCGGTCATTGTCGCGCTGATGCAGGCCGATCGACGGCTCGTCCAGCACATAGAGCACGCCGGTCAGCCGCGATCCAATCTGCGAGGCCAGCCGGATGCGCTGGCTTTCGCCGCCCGACAGCGATCCGGACCCCCGGGCGAGGGTGAGGTAATCCAGCCCGACTTCGGTCAGGAAGCGCAGGCGTTCGTTGATTTCCTTCAGGATCCGCTGGGCGATTTCCAGGCGCTTGGGATCGAGCTTGCGCTCAAGGCTGGCGAACCAGTCGCGGGCGGCACCGATCGACAGTGCCGTCACCGCGCTGATGTGGCACATGTCGATCTTGACCGCGAGGGCCGTGTCCTTCAGGCGGTGGCCGCCGCAGGTCTCGCAGGGGCGGGTGCCCTGGAAACGCGCCAGTTCCTCGCGCACGAAGGCACTGTCGGTTTCGCGCCAGCGTCGGTCCAGGTTCGGGATCACGCCTTCGAACGGCCGGTCGACGGTATAGTCGCGGGCGCCGTCCTCATAACGGATGCGGATGGCTTCTTCACCGCTGCCGAACAGAATGACCTGACGAACCCGGTCGGTCAGCTTTTCCCAGGGCTGGTTCAGGGTCACCTTGTAATGGGC is a genomic window of Tistrella bauzanensis containing:
- a CDS encoding phytoene/squalene synthase family protein codes for the protein MPADANPLPRPVQPAPARADIATRTLAAGREDFPVLSWAAPPGPARPAIHAFYRAARRLDDIADDQTLPAATRIAAIDAFRGGLTPDAAPQILTRDAGDSASPEARELGRLARDAAAALRAADISVQTLADLAEASRRDVDGFRPQDWADLDAHCRLSAAPVARVLMQAAGDHDQRRGRAADDLAVALQLLNHLRDLGRDYRTAGRVWIPGRWLADAGLGVAVLGAPAAPPRLGAAIGRMLDAIDELLARAASLPMETPFRRLRIQAGLTLRIARRHRRRFTGADPLAGMVRPRRRDWLGAILGTAFAELYPGSTSGRTAIGGSSFSMAVRLMPADRRPAMLALYGFSRMVDDIADGVDATDIRRLRLDLIDDRLLAMASGQLPAAHPAMDAAEDATIGTAVISHGLPATALRMIIAGCRSDCLDGAAFAPTWPALLRYVDRVAGAVGQAALPVFDVPGDRGHHYAQQLGRALQFVNILRDLDEDAVRGRIYLPAEAIIAAGVDPRLPAVEIIEGPARRPAATALARAARAAFAAADAALPPEPALRRRLRPAMAMGDAYRGLLAVLEATGFDSIDQPTRRRLKRRAMRVAVVHAVNARLGR
- a CDS encoding phytoene/squalene synthase family protein, whose product is MPTATDIERHAALDACAAELTTTDPDRFACLMLAPPEQRPGLVALLGFAFETAKTADVVSEAMIGAIRLQWWREALDGIEAGTPRRHQVIDILGPAMIVHDLPRARLDRMIDAREVDLEPTPFPDLPALERHARDTAGQLARLQAQVLGVTDAALLDAAEDAGTGFGLVGTLRALPYQARRRRVHLPLDRMTTAGLTVSAVVEPHLRKDQAARALCEIVAAIAGRAEAILTDSRRAGRLPRPVAGQGALARLYLKRLADAGHDPFAQPAMLSPARRAFTLLMTRG
- the trmFO gene encoding methylenetetrahydrofolate--tRNA-(uracil(54)-C(5))-methyltransferase (FADH(2)-oxidizing) TrmFO, coding for MNTPNPVHIIGGGLAGSEAAWQVLRAGVPVVLHEMRPVRATDAHSTDGLAELVCSNSFRSDDATANAVGVLHAEMRRADSVIMAAADANQVPAGGALAVDRHGFSAAVEARLRSHPLLEIRREEVTGLPPAEWGPTIIATGPLTSPALAEAVRAATGEDSLAFFDAIAPIVHHESIDFNIAWMQSRYDKPGPGGTGADYINCPMDRETYEAFIAALIAGEKTDFKEWEKSTPYFEACLPIEVMAERGPETLRFGPMKPVGLTDPRTGRSPHAVVQLRQDNAQGTLWNIVGFQTKLKYGEQSRIFRMIPGLGGAEFARLGGIHRNTFINSPRVLDGAMRLKVAPHLRFAGQVTGVEGYVESAAMGLLAGRFAAAEALGVAALPPPATTAMGALLAHITGAANPETFQPMNVNFGLFAPLEGRVRKNERKANMARRALDDIGPWADAAPAAGTRPAA
- a CDS encoding autotransporter domain-containing protein; the protein is MNRTDLRARPSRSRLQILLLSTVAILPLLPAPALAGEGEMRILSLNTWIDRFKPNPAAAMSEFLVNGDYDILTFQELRGDSTYLSTIPPLLENEGLGTYTTGQSGDVGVASRLAGSHGSHEDGVRVSYQTVDAQNKTPETVVGTVHLNYYDEPTYRIDEAKALNDWAKAQARPVIITGDFNAGDLSERGLHNAEQQSYLFARTIIDGGSSDLWRDLAQQYTPEGREADFLAYVAAMQATDDNGNARYRNVIQSYFDSHRDEFPGIDSISSMSWRQWEQIVAKDMAGNGLTFEDETYPVASNVPQTLNILKKQYILLQKDSEREVFAPHGLGDGSTTWPSAGEDHTNTWTSWDRVTIDHFMAARPFGKWQVLADDPDDAYTGVLDDTGYANDGTTPLSDHEPVAHVVKWVGPALETYTAADGDATRLIWGEAAGVFAEKGKIFYLTRNNMRTDLYLGQIADENGMPVLSGLTEDEKKTLLDCASDDARLQAAIQEYCIDDHSFIGETLVTDAGTVIVDEDAALGNATARLRLDNGGLRIAGTRMATLARDVSVEAGGGFIEVADADAAVTASGVFSGSGAFAKTGAGTLTLAADNSFTGTTTVEAGRLNVDGSLAGSAQTTVRDGATLGGTGTVGNLAIASGARLAPGGSIGTLKVAGDLTMADGAIYEVEVDADGKADRVDVTGTAALAGSVLAMAAGGDYAPQTDYTILTADGGVTGRFGTVTSSLAFLDPTLRYDTTDVTLRLERNDTSFNSVAGTANQRATAAAVETLGMGNAVYDAVVLTDAGTASAAFESLSGDLHASAAGALMQGAMAVGDVVAAQGGLSGGGIGAGDAPASAAYGAGRMWLQAYGAWGSNDGDQVASVDRNSAGTLFGLDAAVGDGWRIGAFAGFGQATVKQDGTGGKLDADSYHAGIYVATRTGAVGFHLGAAYSLNDAETSRRASYAGTTETLTAGYDVDAAQVFGEVNYRMATSQGAFEPFAGVTHLRLSGEDFTEAGGAAALSGDGIDMRTTFTTLGLRTVQEFGLGETPAAFRAELGWRHAFGDVDPDADLRFAAGGSGFGVTGASIAENAAILRTGLDIGLTDDAGLALGYGGQFGDDATDHSVTAKLHVRF
- a CDS encoding DeoR/GlpR family DNA-binding transcription regulator, giving the protein MDDTDKKSRRQAQLVAHLQHHRFISLDEISTRFGVTTQTARRDLIDLEEAGLVRRLHGGGTLAAPPIDPPTYRRRRVENADGKVRIGERVAQLVGDGSAVFLDTGTTCEAVARALTRRERLRVVTYSLRSATLLSEVETATVAVPGGFVRHVDAGVFNHDTVDFIGAFRFDTAVISVSGIDEHGVMGDDDHGEVQAVRAAMRQADRTILAVDGSKFFRRGLVSLAAITEVDLVVTDSAPPPAIAALLADAGVRMELIGG